A single window of Synechococcus sp. CBW1004 DNA harbors:
- a CDS encoding phycobilisome rod-core linker polypeptide produces MVNAPFLGIERFANERNKENWTNATDNDKTTIIRAVYQQVLGYQYVMNSERLDGVESLFRNGYLSVREFVRQVAKSGLYRSRFFENCNPYHFIELNFKHLLGRAPQNKAEMLHHFTILQDQGYDAEIDSYIDSAEYQDRFGEEVVPYLHGWGYSAGQQGRQFSWLMQLARGAAASVKGDSAGTNFRLGAALHQDRAVPVTSPSRGSAATQPAGIASSSITQMMQGVGQKARVYRVEVSGLNNYRLHKRSNTVRFVPFNKMLETQQAIHRQGGRVVSVTPVN; encoded by the coding sequence TTGGTGAATGCGCCCTTCCTGGGCATCGAGCGCTTCGCGAATGAACGCAACAAGGAGAACTGGACGAACGCCACAGACAACGACAAGACCACGATCATCCGCGCTGTCTATCAGCAGGTGCTCGGATACCAGTACGTGATGAACAGCGAGCGTCTCGATGGCGTGGAGTCGCTGTTCCGCAATGGCTATCTGAGCGTGCGCGAATTCGTGCGGCAGGTGGCCAAGAGCGGCCTCTATCGCTCTCGCTTCTTCGAGAACTGCAACCCCTATCACTTCATCGAGCTCAACTTCAAGCATCTGCTCGGCCGCGCACCTCAGAACAAGGCCGAGATGCTGCATCACTTCACGATTCTGCAGGATCAGGGCTACGACGCAGAGATCGATTCCTACATCGACAGTGCCGAATATCAGGACCGCTTCGGTGAGGAGGTTGTTCCTTATCTGCATGGGTGGGGCTACTCCGCCGGTCAGCAGGGCCGCCAGTTTTCCTGGCTGATGCAACTCGCCCGCGGCGCCGCCGCCTCCGTGAAGGGAGACAGCGCCGGCACCAACTTCCGCCTCGGTGCCGCCCTGCACCAGGATCGCGCCGTGCCGGTGACCAGCCCCAGCCGCGGCTCCGCCGCCACCCAGCCCGCCGGCATCGCCAGCAGCAGCATCACCCAGATGATGCAGGGCGTCGGCCAGAAGGCCCGCGTCTACCGGGTGGAGGTCAGCGGCCTGAACAACTACCGCCTGCACAAGCGCAGCAACACCGTGCGCTTCGTGCCCTTCAACAAGATGCTTGAGACCCAGCAGGCGATCCACCGCCAGGGCGGCCGCGTCGTCAGCGTCACCCCCGTGAACTGA
- a CDS encoding chromophore lyase CpcT/CpeT — protein MSSSLTRLVQQLCAGFSNQNQAFENPPLYAHILVRFRPLPQLEAGSLLLEQSYAINPAAPYRIRVLRPQRTADGGLIIHNQALHDEQRFWGAIDDTSKREAIRPDDVRLLEGCTYVVRENGDGFIGEVEPGCRCLVERKGSTAYLVSSFELDPRGMRTIDRGHDPETHEQLWGSLAGPFEFERTDDFSPEIPDPWLEELR, from the coding sequence ATGAGCAGCTCCCTCACCCGCCTGGTGCAACAGCTCTGCGCCGGCTTCAGCAACCAGAATCAGGCCTTCGAGAACCCGCCTCTCTACGCCCACATCCTGGTGCGCTTCCGGCCGCTGCCGCAGCTGGAGGCCGGTTCGCTGCTGCTGGAGCAGTCCTATGCGATCAACCCCGCCGCTCCCTACCGGATCCGCGTGCTGCGGCCCCAGCGCACCGCCGATGGCGGCCTGATCATCCACAACCAGGCCCTGCACGACGAGCAGCGCTTCTGGGGCGCCATCGACGACACGTCCAAACGCGAAGCGATCCGCCCTGATGACGTGCGCCTGCTCGAGGGCTGCACCTACGTGGTGCGCGAGAACGGCGACGGCTTCATCGGCGAGGTGGAACCCGGCTGCCGCTGCCTGGTGGAGCGCAAGGGATCCACGGCCTACCTGGTGAGCAGCTTCGAGCTCGATCCGCGCGGCATGCGCACGATCGATCGCGGCCACGACCCCGAGACGCACGAGCAGCTCTGGGGCTCCCTGGCCGGACCGTTCGAATTCGAGCGCACCGACGACTTCAGCCCCGAGATTCCCGATCCCTGGCTCGAAGAGCTGCGCTGA
- a CDS encoding phycobilisome rod-core linker polypeptide, which yields MSLPLLATAPRTLNARVSSFAIGSDESPRQVIHTDGRNSTQADALIDQAYRQIYFHAFKIDRDPVLESQLRDGRITVREFIRSLLLSRKFRDDFYRCNSNYRMVDQLVGRVLGRPVHGDAERIALSILIAQQGLPALVDRLLDSEEYLQSFGLDTVPYQRSRVLPGRPLGELPFNQQAPRYERSWREAMARRAPTGNGSGWQPSGSGMAPRPAWLADAPSPLARRIWQGTVTLGGFVLTAFVLYTAAVMLSTAGS from the coding sequence ATGAGCCTGCCCCTGCTGGCCACTGCCCCCCGCACCCTCAACGCGCGCGTCTCCAGCTTCGCGATCGGAAGCGATGAAAGTCCCCGGCAGGTGATCCACACGGACGGCCGCAACAGCACCCAGGCCGATGCGCTGATCGATCAGGCCTACCGGCAGATCTATTTCCATGCCTTCAAGATCGATCGCGACCCGGTGCTGGAATCGCAGCTGCGCGATGGCCGCATCACCGTGCGGGAGTTCATCCGCTCGCTGCTGCTCTCGCGCAAGTTCCGCGATGACTTCTATCGCTGCAACAGCAACTATCGGATGGTCGATCAACTGGTCGGCCGCGTCCTCGGCCGGCCGGTGCATGGCGACGCCGAGCGCATCGCCCTCTCAATCCTGATCGCCCAGCAGGGCCTGCCCGCCCTGGTGGATCGCCTGCTCGACTCCGAGGAGTATCTGCAGTCCTTCGGCCTCGACACCGTGCCGTATCAGCGCTCACGCGTGCTGCCCGGCCGTCCCCTCGGCGAACTCCCCTTCAACCAGCAGGCGCCCCGCTACGAGCGCAGCTGGCGCGAGGCGATGGCCCGCCGCGCCCCGACCGGCAACGGCAGCGGCTGGCAGCCCAGTGGCAGCGGCATGGCCCCCCGTCCGGCCTGGCTGGCGGATGCCCCCTCGCCCCTGGCCCGCCGCATCTGGCAGGGCACCGTCACCCTGGGTGGTTTCGTGCTCACCGCCTTCGTGCTCTACACGGCGGCCGTGATGCTCAGCACCGCGGGCTCCTGA
- a CDS encoding phycobilisome rod-core linker polypeptide: MTLANAAYLGIERFASDRDKENWSNATENDKAALIRAVYKQVLGNQYVMASERLEGPESLFRRGYLTVREFVRQVAKSGLYRAKFFENCNAYRFIELNFKHLLGRAPQNKAEMLHHFTILQEQGYDAEIDSYLDSAEYQERFGEEVVPYIHGFNYYVGQQGLQFSYVLQLARGVGASVRGDALKTQSRLNPAVHAEKPLPVVSPNAKGSIFRGVNSDGITRQGVGAGEEGRTFRVEITGFNNYRLHKRSNRVLFVPFNKLLQVQQQVQRQGGRIASLTPVN; the protein is encoded by the coding sequence ATGACACTCGCCAACGCTGCCTATCTGGGCATTGAGCGTTTCGCCAGCGATCGCGACAAGGAAAACTGGTCGAACGCCACCGAAAACGACAAAGCTGCCCTGATTCGCGCCGTCTACAAGCAGGTCCTGGGCAACCAGTACGTGATGGCCAGCGAGCGGCTCGAGGGGCCTGAGTCGCTGTTCCGCCGGGGCTACCTCACGGTGCGTGAGTTCGTGCGTCAGGTGGCCAAGAGCGGCCTCTACCGCGCCAAGTTCTTCGAGAACTGCAACGCCTATCGCTTCATCGAGCTCAACTTCAAGCATCTGCTCGGCCGCGCTCCCCAGAACAAGGCGGAGATGCTGCATCACTTCACCATCCTGCAGGAGCAGGGCTACGACGCCGAGATCGACTCCTACCTCGACAGCGCCGAGTACCAGGAGCGCTTCGGCGAGGAAGTGGTGCCCTACATCCACGGCTTCAACTACTACGTCGGCCAGCAGGGTCTTCAGTTCTCCTACGTGCTGCAGCTGGCCCGCGGTGTCGGCGCCTCGGTGCGTGGTGACGCCCTCAAGACCCAGTCGCGTCTCAACCCGGCCGTGCACGCCGAGAAACCGCTGCCGGTGGTGAGTCCCAACGCCAAGGGCAGCATCTTCCGCGGCGTCAACAGCGACGGCATCACCCGTCAGGGCGTCGGCGCCGGCGAGGAGGGTCGCACCTTCCGCGTTGAGATCACCGGCTTCAACAACTACCGCCTGCACAAGCGCAGCAACCGCGTGCTGTTCGTGCCCTTCAACAAGCTGCTGCAGGTGCAGCAGCAGGTGCAGCGCCAGGGCGGCCGCATCGCCAGCCTCACCCCGGTCAACTGA
- a CDS encoding phycobilisome linker polypeptide, with amino-acid sequence MKVSAGTRGTSFASGRQVTIAVTGLANNDYARSSDCVMQVPFTRMNETLRLVHRMGGKVTEVAVSGGDLPTPAKAPRKAKGKKED; translated from the coding sequence ATGAAGGTTTCCGCAGGCACCCGAGGCACCAGCTTCGCCAGCGGCCGCCAGGTCACCATCGCCGTGACCGGCCTGGCCAACAACGACTACGCCCGCAGTTCCGACTGCGTCATGCAGGTGCCGTTCACCCGCATGAACGAAACGCTCCGCCTCGTGCATCGCATGGGCGGCAAGGTGACCGAGGTGGCCGTCAGCGGCGGCGATCTGCCCACCCCGGCCAAGGCACCCCGCAAGGCCAAGGGCAAGAAGGAAGACTGA
- a CDS encoding IS66 family transposase, with amino-acid sequence MTTPPAGISEADWASTPVGVRAGFLEVLAQLQRQQQENDQLRAQLTDLATELASLRERIGRNSRNSSKPPSSDGTGFKPPTRCKGTGRKRGGQQGHPGAGPELLPIARVDEVLEHHPDACRRCGTLLQGEDAEPLRHQVIEIPPISPVVIEHRLHRLVCPCCSTSTCAELPADVEPSRYGPRLSGLVGLLGSAFPLSFGRTQALLDQLLGVEISRGAIATIRARLSAALQQAVEEALEVARQQPVAYVDETGAPTGNADGCNPAGRRGWQWVMVTPLVTVFLQGLSRSSAAAMELLGHTFAGIVVSDRFSAYNHLPVEQRQLCWAHLIRDLAAIAERQGASREIGAQMLALQQHLFAHWHQWKSGAIDRPQLLHRCHPLRLAFEATLQRVVDLGCERGEQTPWAQTVRTCRQLLQRKQALWTFLQTPGIEPTNNAAERALRQSVIHRKISHGVQSSGGAICRSRLLTVTATLRQQGRDVWQFLEQAWIAHRLGGVMPSLVPDR; translated from the coding sequence ATGACCACCCCTCCGGCCGGGATTTCAGAAGCGGACTGGGCTTCCACTCCGGTGGGCGTGAGGGCTGGCTTCCTTGAGGTTCTTGCACAGCTCCAGAGACAACAGCAGGAGAACGACCAGCTCCGAGCGCAGCTCACCGACCTGGCGACGGAACTGGCCAGCCTGCGCGAGCGGATCGGCCGCAACTCCCGCAACTCCTCCAAGCCGCCCTCCAGTGACGGCACGGGTTTTAAGCCGCCCACCCGCTGCAAAGGCACTGGTCGCAAGCGGGGTGGTCAGCAGGGGCACCCGGGAGCAGGGCCGGAGCTGCTGCCGATCGCGCGTGTGGATGAGGTGCTCGAGCACCACCCGGACGCCTGCCGCCGCTGCGGCACCCTGCTACAGGGGGAGGATGCGGAGCCGCTGCGCCATCAGGTGATCGAGATTCCACCGATCAGCCCGGTGGTGATCGAACACCGTCTGCACCGTCTGGTCTGCCCCTGCTGCTCCACCAGCACCTGCGCCGAGCTGCCGGCGGATGTGGAGCCCAGCCGCTACGGCCCACGCCTGAGCGGCCTGGTGGGACTGCTGGGCAGCGCCTTTCCCCTGAGTTTCGGCCGAACCCAGGCGCTGCTGGATCAGCTGCTGGGTGTGGAAATCAGCCGCGGCGCTATCGCCACCATCCGGGCACGTCTGAGCGCAGCCCTGCAGCAGGCGGTGGAGGAAGCCCTGGAGGTGGCCCGGCAGCAGCCGGTGGCCTACGTGGATGAAACCGGCGCCCCCACCGGCAACGCCGACGGTTGTAATCCTGCTGGCAGGCGCGGCTGGCAGTGGGTCATGGTCACACCACTGGTTACGGTGTTCCTGCAGGGCCTGAGCCGCTCAAGTGCAGCGGCAATGGAGCTTCTGGGCCATACCTTTGCAGGGATCGTGGTGAGTGATCGCTTCTCGGCCTACAACCACCTGCCCGTGGAGCAGCGGCAGCTGTGCTGGGCCCACCTGATCCGGGATCTGGCGGCCATCGCTGAACGCCAGGGCGCCAGCAGGGAGATCGGAGCCCAGATGCTGGCTCTGCAGCAGCATCTGTTCGCTCACTGGCACCAGTGGAAGAGCGGAGCGATCGACCGGCCCCAGCTCCTGCATCGATGCCACCCCCTCCGCTTGGCGTTCGAGGCCACGCTGCAGCGGGTGGTGGATCTGGGCTGTGAGCGGGGCGAGCAAACGCCCTGGGCCCAGACGGTGCGAACCTGTCGCCAGTTGCTGCAGCGCAAGCAGGCGCTCTGGACTTTTCTGCAAACGCCAGGGATCGAGCCCACCAACAACGCTGCCGAGCGGGCACTGCGGCAATCGGTGATTCACCGCAAGATCAGCCATGGCGTCCAGTCCTCCGGCGGCGCCATCTGCCGCAGCCGGTTGCTCACCGTCACCGCCACCCTGCGGCAGCAGGGCCGCGATGTCTGGCAATTCCTGGAGCAGGCCTGGATTGCCCATCGCCTCGGCGGCGTGATGCCATCGCTGGTGCCGGATCGCTGA
- a CDS encoding phycobilisome rod-core linker polypeptide produces MTLVNAPFLGIERFANERNKENWTNATDNDKTTIIRAVYQQVLGYQYVMNSERLDGVESLFRNGYLSVREFVRQVAKSGLYRSRFFENCNPYHFIELNFKHLLGRAPQNKAEMLHHFTILQDQGYDAEIDSYIDSAEYQDRFGEEVVPYLHGWGYSAGQQGRQFSWLMQLARGAAASVKGDSAGTNFRLGAALHQDRAVPVTSPSRGSAATQPAGIASSSITQMMQGVGQKARVYRVEVSGLNNYRLHKRSNTVRFVPFNKMLETQQAIHRQGGRVVSVTPVN; encoded by the coding sequence ATGACCTTGGTGAATGCGCCCTTCCTGGGCATCGAGCGCTTCGCGAATGAACGCAACAAGGAGAACTGGACGAACGCCACAGACAACGACAAGACCACGATCATCCGCGCTGTCTATCAGCAGGTGCTCGGATACCAGTACGTGATGAACAGCGAGCGTCTCGATGGCGTGGAGTCGCTGTTCCGCAATGGCTATCTGAGCGTGCGCGAATTCGTGCGGCAGGTGGCCAAGAGCGGCCTCTATCGCTCTCGCTTCTTCGAGAACTGCAACCCCTATCACTTCATCGAGCTCAACTTCAAGCATCTGCTCGGCCGCGCACCTCAGAACAAGGCCGAGATGCTGCATCACTTCACGATTCTGCAGGATCAGGGCTACGACGCAGAGATCGATTCCTACATCGACAGTGCCGAATATCAGGACCGCTTCGGTGAGGAGGTTGTTCCTTATCTGCATGGGTGGGGCTACTCCGCCGGTCAGCAGGGCCGCCAGTTTTCCTGGCTGATGCAACTCGCCCGCGGCGCCGCCGCCTCCGTGAAGGGAGACAGCGCCGGCACCAACTTCCGCCTCGGTGCCGCCCTGCACCAGGATCGCGCCGTGCCGGTGACCAGCCCCAGCCGCGGCTCCGCCGCCACCCAGCCCGCCGGCATCGCCAGCAGCAGCATCACCCAGATGATGCAGGGCGTCGGCCAGAAGGCCCGCGTCTACCGGGTGGAGGTCAGCGGCCTGAACAACTACCGCCTGCACAAGCGCAGCAACACCGTGCGCTTCGTGCCCTTCAACAAGATGCTTGAGACCCAGCAGGCGATCCACCGCCAGGGCGGCCGCGTCGTCAGCGTCACCCCCGTGAACTGA